In a single window of the Alosa sapidissima isolate fAloSap1 chromosome 18, fAloSap1.pri, whole genome shotgun sequence genome:
- the LOC121690435 gene encoding macrophage mannose receptor 1-like isoform X1, with protein MEVFFKLLFLSVSAAFEGGTHFTRQLTALGFLPLSSALSHQYHFVNESKTWSEAQSYCRTNYTDLATLYDMDDVSTLIQLASPTDSAWIGLYADTQNSWRWSITNSSFYGPGETAFRNWATGEPNDRGGEMVCVQMDSLGTWIDVSCGDSLQFVCYGTGGSYTLVKLFLTFSAAQTYCRTNFVDLPSIRNLTENDDVLTAASGNAVYIGLFRTRMWSDASESSFRNWGSGQPVSSFDLQCAVVRFSDSGKWTDEECSINLFPFFCYTAYVSSLRVVVDTETELTEAEIEETVLKPLREELLQNGLPNSTTLSLRRVYPINP; from the exons atggaagttttttttaaattattattcttGAGCGTGTCTGCAGCATTTGAAGGTGGAACACATTTCA caaggcagctcactgctctgg GATTTCTACCCCTCAGCTCAGCTCTCTCTCACCAATACCACTTTGTGAACGAATCAAAAACCTGGAGTGAAGCCCAGAGTTACTGCAGGACCAATTACACCGACCTGGCCACCCTTTACGACATGGACGATGTGAGCACACTCATTCAGCTTGCCAGCCCAACGGACTCTGCTTGGATCGGACTTTATGCCGACACGCAGAACAGCTGGAGATGGTCCATTACGAACAGCAGTTTCTATGGTCCAGGAGAGACGGCGTTTAGAAACTGGGCAACAGGAGAGCCAAACGATAGGGGTGGGGAAATGGTCTGTGTACAAATGGACTCCTTGGGAACTTGGATTGATGTATCTTGTGGAGACTCCCTACAGTTTGTTTGCTATG GAACCGGTGGCAGCTACACTTTAGTTAAATTGTTCCTAACATTCAGTGCTGCCCAGACATACTGCAGGACCAACTTTGTCGATCTTCCAAGCATAAGGAATCTGACGGAAAATGATGATGTCCTTACAGCCGCTTCAGGAAATGCGGTGTACATCGGTCTATTCAGAACCAGAATGTGGTCAGACGCTAGTGAATCCTCTTTCAGAAACTGGGGGTCAGGCCAACCTGTCAGCAGTTTTGATCTGCAATGCGCTGTAGTGCGCTTTAGTGACTCGGGCAAGTGGACCGATGAGGAATGTTCAATTAATCTCTTCCCTTTCTTCTGTTACACAG CATATGTGTCTAGTCTAAGGGTAGTGGTTGACACTGAAACTGAACTCACCGAAGCAGAGATTGAGGAGACCGTCCTAAAACCA CTTCGTGAGGAACTCCTCCAGAATGGGCTTCCGAACAGCACCACCCTGAGTCTAAGGCGAGTCTATCCGATCAATCCCTGA
- the LOC121690492 gene encoding uncharacterized protein LOC121690492: MYLDFSLALFLFLLSVKVRTEEMAKGVIELDCRERYLAVQVHLNNGSEPHFKAIDTIGVHPITKEYGPGCGYTYELFCELGIAELKASYFSCHTGNQGDVEFTFNFSVIMTDQHGEEATYAVSKACTLPLPWSPREVICELDYMEVHVDGAVPHVSTGGTVMHQQWDDGISSAYTLASSGWQLIFLKEGQMSTDLSLDEAREQGYRLHFTPGRVLLRMPYGKPLSHDSLVNGVPVEVVHAVLFSRQRWIVVIFDLVAACSKDVGFFDGTSLHWQVPIVMFPLSSHTDFETKNISIGVHGTLLDPQVTADRGYSLSTGKGMVDIGIPYGAEGGHRQSFVLNNTYWEFYLIYLYYEGVFMDSFHTENRHRHTKVLMTQSLPHVPITINQTVIEQRAFTLYVGNFPSDVVLMTVTLNGHEFNLVEATQHGYTIVKAPHANGTHAYIIKVPFEDPMVLKSYFTEGVLQYLLSVNFTFNIMLQENYFFHLTSLKARIHDVYPPSFSGLCQEHGIVFKLAHEEFHHMWDITIGNNLLTELYAVRQGYLMANDSQGILLDVPLFTPGYLYEDINLNQFFGTFEILSRDAKTLEIQKHSVKRCPFPTTELIGCSTGGVMTVVTSVVKSIPKADPQRTTLLDTTCKPKETDETRVLFEFDLRTCGTRMKVKNDLMIFENTIMFEQEPLPSHRPVITRDATFRLAVQCSYPVKAVNMDVAFASSVPGRGSVGEAKPYETALAKPIMLPAPEAVTTASVPITPRIKTPPTQRPAKFMRVHSHHSAKSQSSEPDYRRYKWRIHS, from the exons ATGTATTTGGATTTTTCGCTTGC GCTTTTCCTTTTCCTCTTGAGTGTAAAGGTGAGAACTGAAGAAATGGCAAAAG GCGTTATTGAGCTAGACTGCAGAGAAAGATATCTTGCTGTACAAGTTCATCTGAACAATGGCTCTGAGCCACACTTTAAGGCCATTG ATACCATAGGTGTCCATCCGATAACAAAAGAATATGGTCCAGGCTGCGGGTATACCTATGAGCTTTTCTGTGAGCTTGGAATTGCCGAGTTAAAGGCATCTTATTTCTCTTGCCATACAGGAAACCAG GGTGATGTGGAGTTCACATTTAACTTCAGTGTGATCATGACAGACCAACATGGAGAGGAGGCGACCTATGCAGTGTCTAAGGCATGCACTCTGCCTCTACCCTGGTCTCCTCGAGAGGTTATCTGTGAACTGGATTACATGGAG GTACATGTAGATGGTGCAGTTCCACATGTGAGCACTGGGGGCACTGTCATGCATCAGCAATGGGATGATGGCATTTCCTCT GCATACACTCTGGCCTCTTCCGGCTGGCAGCTGATCTTCCTGAAGGAGGGCCAGATGTCCACAGACCTTTCCCTCGACGAGGCTCGTGAGCAAGGCTACAGGCTACACTTCACCCCTGGGCGTGTGCTCCTCCGCATGCCTTATGGCAAACCCTTGTCTCATGACTCCCTG GTAAATGGGGTTCCTGTGGAAGTCGTTCATGCCGTCCTTTTCTCTAGACAGAGATGGATTGTTGTCATATTTGATCTGGTGGCTGCATGTAGTAAAG ATGTGGGATTCTTTGATGGAACCAGTCTCCACTGGCAAGTTCCAATTGTGATGTTCCCTTTATCCAGCCACACTGATTTTGAGACCAAAAATATCAGTATTGGTGTCCATGGCACACTCTTGGACCCACAGGTGACCGCAGACAGAGGATATAGCCTTAGCACTGGCAAAGGAATGGTTGACATTGGTATTCCCTATGGGGCTGAAGGTGGCCATCGGCAG AGCTTTGTGCTTAACAATACTTACTGGGAGTTCTACCTGATTTACCTCTACTATGAGGGCGTGTTCATGGACAGCTTTCACACTGAGAACAGACACCGCCATACTAAGGTTCTGATGACTCAATCACTGCCACACGTCCCCATCACTATAAACC AGACAGTCATTGAGCAGAGGGCGTTCACTCTTTACGTGGGAAATTTTCCTTCTGATGTGGTGCTGATGACTGTGACCCTGAATGGACATGAATTCAACCTTGTTGAGGCAACCCAGCATGGATACACCATTGTGAAGGCTCCGCATGCCAATGGAACCCATGCATACATTATCAAGGTTCCTTTTGAGGATCCCATGGTGCTAAAATCG TATTTTACAGAGGGTGTTCTGCAATACCTGCTGTCTGTTAACTTCACTTTTAACATCATGCTTCAAGAGAATTACTTCTTCCATTTGACTTCTTTGAAAGCTAGGATCCATGATGTCT ATCCTCCCTCGTTCAGTGGACTGTGCCAGGAGCATGGGATAGTTTTTAAACTGGCCCATGAGGAGTTCCATCACATGTGGGACATTACCATTGGTAACAATCTTCTTACAGAGCTATATGCTGTGAGGCAGGGATACCTGATGGCCAATGACAGCCAGGGAATTCTCCTAGATGTGCCCCTATTCACTCCTGGATATCTTTATGAG GATATAAACTTGAACCAGTTCTTTGGCACTTTTGAGATCCTCTCCAGAGATGCAAAAACCCTGGAGATTCAGAAGCACTCAGTCAAGCGTTGTCCCTTCCCAACCACAGAGCTCATCG GGTGTTCCACAGGAGGGGTCATGACCGTGGTGACCAGTGTGGTCAAATCCATTCCTAAAGCTGACCCACAGAGGACCACCCTGCTTGACACAACATGCAAGCCTAAAGAGACTGATGAGACCAGAGTTCTCTTTGAGTTTGATCTTAGAACATGTGGAACCAGAATgaag GTGAAGAATGACTTGATGATCTTTGAGAACACCATCATGTTTGAGCAAGAGCCGCTCCCTAGTCACCGCCCAGTAATTACAAGAGACGCCACCTTCAG ATTGGCTGTCCAGTGTTCCTACCCAGTGAAGGCTGTCAATATGGACGTGGCCTTTGCATCCAGCGTGCCAGGCCGGGGCTCTGTGGGAGAAGCCAAGCCATATGAGACGG CTCTGGCGAAGCCCATCATGCTGCCTGCACCGGAGGCGGTAACCACAGCCAGTGTCCCCATCACACCCAGGATAAAGACTCCTCCCACTCAGAGGCCTGCCAAGTTCATGAGGGTCCACAGCCACCACAGTGCCAAGAGTCAAAGCTCAGAACCAGACTACAGAAG GTACAAATGGAGGATCCACTCATGA
- the LOC121690435 gene encoding macrophage mannose receptor 1-like isoform X3, giving the protein MFLALLFSGFLPLSSALSHQYHFVNESKTWSEAQSYCRTNYTDLATLYDMDDVSTLIQLASPTDSAWIGLYADTQNSWRWSITNSSFYGPGETAFRNWATGEPNDRGGEMVCVQMDSLGTWIDVSCGDSLQFVCYGTGGSYTLVKLFLTFSAAQTYCRTNFVDLPSIRNLTENDDVLTAASGNAVYIGLFRTRMWSDASESSFRNWGSGQPVSSFDLQCAVVRFSDSGKWTDEECSINLFPFFCYTAYVSSLRVVVDTETELTEAEIEETVLKPLREELLQNGLPNSTTLSLRRVYPINP; this is encoded by the exons ATGTTCCTCGCTCTGCTTTTCTCAG GATTTCTACCCCTCAGCTCAGCTCTCTCTCACCAATACCACTTTGTGAACGAATCAAAAACCTGGAGTGAAGCCCAGAGTTACTGCAGGACCAATTACACCGACCTGGCCACCCTTTACGACATGGACGATGTGAGCACACTCATTCAGCTTGCCAGCCCAACGGACTCTGCTTGGATCGGACTTTATGCCGACACGCAGAACAGCTGGAGATGGTCCATTACGAACAGCAGTTTCTATGGTCCAGGAGAGACGGCGTTTAGAAACTGGGCAACAGGAGAGCCAAACGATAGGGGTGGGGAAATGGTCTGTGTACAAATGGACTCCTTGGGAACTTGGATTGATGTATCTTGTGGAGACTCCCTACAGTTTGTTTGCTATG GAACCGGTGGCAGCTACACTTTAGTTAAATTGTTCCTAACATTCAGTGCTGCCCAGACATACTGCAGGACCAACTTTGTCGATCTTCCAAGCATAAGGAATCTGACGGAAAATGATGATGTCCTTACAGCCGCTTCAGGAAATGCGGTGTACATCGGTCTATTCAGAACCAGAATGTGGTCAGACGCTAGTGAATCCTCTTTCAGAAACTGGGGGTCAGGCCAACCTGTCAGCAGTTTTGATCTGCAATGCGCTGTAGTGCGCTTTAGTGACTCGGGCAAGTGGACCGATGAGGAATGTTCAATTAATCTCTTCCCTTTCTTCTGTTACACAG CATATGTGTCTAGTCTAAGGGTAGTGGTTGACACTGAAACTGAACTCACCGAAGCAGAGATTGAGGAGACCGTCCTAAAACCA CTTCGTGAGGAACTCCTCCAGAATGGGCTTCCGAACAGCACCACCCTGAGTCTAAGGCGAGTCTATCCGATCAATCCCTGA
- the LOC121690435 gene encoding macrophage mannose receptor 1-like isoform X2, translated as MFLALLFSAFEGGTHFTRQLTALGFLPLSSALSHQYHFVNESKTWSEAQSYCRTNYTDLATLYDMDDVSTLIQLASPTDSAWIGLYADTQNSWRWSITNSSFYGPGETAFRNWATGEPNDRGGEMVCVQMDSLGTWIDVSCGDSLQFVCYGTGGSYTLVKLFLTFSAAQTYCRTNFVDLPSIRNLTENDDVLTAASGNAVYIGLFRTRMWSDASESSFRNWGSGQPVSSFDLQCAVVRFSDSGKWTDEECSINLFPFFCYTAYVSSLRVVVDTETELTEAEIEETVLKPLREELLQNGLPNSTTLSLRRVYPINP; from the exons ATGTTCCTCGCTCTGCTTTTCTCAG CATTTGAAGGTGGAACACATTTCA caaggcagctcactgctctgg GATTTCTACCCCTCAGCTCAGCTCTCTCTCACCAATACCACTTTGTGAACGAATCAAAAACCTGGAGTGAAGCCCAGAGTTACTGCAGGACCAATTACACCGACCTGGCCACCCTTTACGACATGGACGATGTGAGCACACTCATTCAGCTTGCCAGCCCAACGGACTCTGCTTGGATCGGACTTTATGCCGACACGCAGAACAGCTGGAGATGGTCCATTACGAACAGCAGTTTCTATGGTCCAGGAGAGACGGCGTTTAGAAACTGGGCAACAGGAGAGCCAAACGATAGGGGTGGGGAAATGGTCTGTGTACAAATGGACTCCTTGGGAACTTGGATTGATGTATCTTGTGGAGACTCCCTACAGTTTGTTTGCTATG GAACCGGTGGCAGCTACACTTTAGTTAAATTGTTCCTAACATTCAGTGCTGCCCAGACATACTGCAGGACCAACTTTGTCGATCTTCCAAGCATAAGGAATCTGACGGAAAATGATGATGTCCTTACAGCCGCTTCAGGAAATGCGGTGTACATCGGTCTATTCAGAACCAGAATGTGGTCAGACGCTAGTGAATCCTCTTTCAGAAACTGGGGGTCAGGCCAACCTGTCAGCAGTTTTGATCTGCAATGCGCTGTAGTGCGCTTTAGTGACTCGGGCAAGTGGACCGATGAGGAATGTTCAATTAATCTCTTCCCTTTCTTCTGTTACACAG CATATGTGTCTAGTCTAAGGGTAGTGGTTGACACTGAAACTGAACTCACCGAAGCAGAGATTGAGGAGACCGTCCTAAAACCA CTTCGTGAGGAACTCCTCCAGAATGGGCTTCCGAACAGCACCACCCTGAGTCTAAGGCGAGTCTATCCGATCAATCCCTGA